The Engystomops pustulosus chromosome 1, aEngPut4.maternal, whole genome shotgun sequence genome has a window encoding:
- the HVCN1 gene encoding voltage-gated hydrogen channel 1 — protein sequence MSKYLKHFTSVGDKQNERQWKVDDEEKQQPEEEPQKTPHPFTSSYSFRDALKWLFGCHKFQIVIVCLVILDALFVLIEVLLDLELLHDKVDDIVPEIFHYLSIAVLSFFLLEIVGKLYAFRLEFFHHKFEVFDAIIVIISFIIDVVYVTREDIFSAVGLLILLRLWRVARIVNGVILSVKSRAEEKIHKLKEKQETLLARVSQLEQQCTQQEQEISRLQTLLQQNNIFPEVYKPNTA from the exons ATGTCCAAGTACCTGAAGCATTTTACTTCTGTTGGTGACAAACAGAATGAAAGGCAGTGGAAAGTCGATGATGAGGAGAAGCAGCAACCTGAAGAAGAGCCTCAAAAGACTCCTCATCCATTTACCTCTTCATACTCCTTCAGAGATGCTCTAAAGTGGCTGTTTGGTTGCCACAAGTTTCAG ATTGTTATTGTGTGTCTAGTTATTCTGGATGCCCTATTTGTCCTTATTGAAGTACTTTTGGACTTGGAGCTATTACATGATAAAGTTGATGACATTGTACCAGAG aTATTCCATTATTTGAGTATTGCTGTATTGTCCTTCTTTCTACTGGAAATTGTTGGCAAACTATATGCCTTCCGGCTAGAATTCTTTCACCACAAGTTTGAAGTGTTTGATGCCATTATTGTTATAATATCCTTCATCATCGATGTGGTCTATGTCACTCGGGAAGATATATTCAGTGCAGTGGGGCTGTTAATCTTACTCAGACTTTGGAGAGTGGCGAGAATTGTAAATG gtgtcatTTTGTCTGTAAAGAGCAGAGCAGAAGAAAAGATCCACAAGTTAAAGGAAAAACAGGAAACTTTACTTGCCAGAGTTTCTCAACTGGAGCAACAGTGCACCCAGCAG GAGCAGGAGATTTCAAGACTCCAAACATTACTGCAACAAAACAACATATTTCCAGAAGTGTACAAACCAAATACTGCTTGA